The following proteins are co-located in the Gorilla gorilla gorilla isolate KB3781 chromosome 18, NHGRI_mGorGor1-v2.1_pri, whole genome shotgun sequence genome:
- the TMEM186 gene encoding transmembrane protein 186 yields MAALLRAVRRFRGKAVWERPLHGLWCCSGQEDPKRWVGSSSPISKEKLPNAETEKFWMFYRFDAIRTFGFLSRLKLAQTALTVVALPPGYYLYSEGLLTLNTVCLMSGISGFALTMLCWMSYFLRRLVGILYLNESGTMLRVAHLNFWGWRQDTYCPMADVIPLTETKDRPQEMFVRIQRYSGKQTFYVTLRYGRILDRQRFTQVFGVHQMLK; encoded by the exons ATG GCTGCCCTTCTCCGAGCTGTGCGTAGGTTTCGGGGAAAAGCTgtgtgggaaaggcctctccaTGGGCTGTGGTGCTGCAGTGGGCAGGAGGATCCTAAGAGGTGGGTGGGCAGCAGTTCACCCATCTCGAAGGAGAAACTACCAAACGCAGAGACTGAGAAATTCTGGATGTTTTACCGTTTTGATGCCATCAGAACCTTCGGGTTCCTGTCACGACTGAAGTTGGCACAGACTGCCCTGACAGTGGTAGCTTTGCCACCAGGCTATTACTTGTACTCCGAGGGCCTCCTCACTCTCAACACCGTGTGCCTCATGAGTGGGATATCGGGCTTTGCCCTGACCATGCTGTGCTGGATGAGCTATTTCTTACGGAGACTGGTTGGTATCCTGTATCTGAATGAGTCTGGCACCATGCTGCGGGTGGCCCATCTGAACTTCTGGGGCTGGCGGCAGGACACATACTGTCCGATGGCAGATGTGATTCCCCTGACAGAAACCAAGGACCGGCCTCAGGAGATGTTCGTGCGTATCCAGCGGTACAGTGGGAAACAGACCTTCTACGTCACCCTGCGCTATGGACGCATCCTGGACAGACAGCGTTTCACACAGGTGTTTGGGGTACATCAGATGCTCAAGTGA